The following is a genomic window from Lagenorhynchus albirostris chromosome 2, mLagAlb1.1, whole genome shotgun sequence.
CTTGACCCCAAGGTTTCAGCAGAAGCTTGAAGTCCTGCGTGAGAGTCTGCGATGTGTGTGCGACGTGTTCACGTACACCAAGACATTCAGGGTGTCACAGCCtgtcttcactgtgcaaaagtcCAAGTCACTAATTTAGTGCAAAGgcagttctgttttgtttcttaaaaacaaaaacaacaattttttttggaagaaaatgtatttatttaacacCTTTACAAAAATAGTTAGGcacataattttcatattatgtCACCTGATTTACATATCTCAGTCCTCGGTaccttttaaaaacactaaaatgGTCATTTGGTAAATCGAATCTGTATTGAAAAAATACTGTGATAGGCCAACATTTGTAGACAAATTCAGTTGATCATCAGCACGagaaacaaacatttatgaacaaaataatctctaaaaacatttttgtgaGACAAAAAATCTAACtagtagatttctttttaaaaagtattttcagggcttccctggtggcgcagtggttgagagtccgcctgccgatgcaggggacacgggttcgtgccccggtccgggaagatcccacatgccacggagcggctgggcccgtgagccatggccgctgagcctgcgcgtccggagcctgtgctccgcaacgggagaggccacagcagtgagaggcccgcgtaccgcaaaaaaaaaaaaaaagtattttcaaaaaagcaagcttaaaaacaaaacccaccatAGAATACCTCCTCATACCATGATGAAGTGACATCCTAACAGTAAGAACTAGAAGGTGGGTTTAGAAAACAGCAATGGTGCCAGAGGTTCACACACACCAACTGACAAAAGCCTGGACAGAGAGGCAGCATGAAGGTGATGATTTAATTCGGGGAAGGGAATTACTGCCCACTGCcctgttccttttctccaaaaagaggaaagagaaacccAGCCTCAAGGTGTCTGCAGGTCCATTGGCTGGTGGTCTGTCCTTGGGCTAAATGTCAGGTAAACATACTAGCAGCTCCACTGCCCAGGGGCAGCTCTGTATTTTCCACTTCTCTCCCAGTAATATTTTGAGAGAGATCCACCCCATCGATGTGGGAAAATTCCCTGTATGCATAATTTATTCAAATGTGATCTTACCGATGGCCATTCGCTTTGTCTCCAATATTTACCCCCAAACAGTGCTATAAACATCTCTGAACGtagaaacaaatagaaacatCACGGTAATCAAGCCCCGATTCTTCAGGTCCCCCTGGGAGCAGCCTCTTCACAGAGCCTTAAACAGAGGGTGACTCCTCTTGCTGACAGGCCCCATGCGCCCAGGACAGGGGGTGCCTTCCACTCATAAAAGCACAGTGATAGCCCTATGGTGCCGTCCCAGGGGAGGATTTCGTGACCTCAGAACAGGGCAGCATTCCTGTTTGTTCCTGCCCCCACTCCCGACCCACCTAAGACACAGGTTTAAAATGCAGAGTCCAGGCTCTGGGCAGGAGGCCTTGGCCCCTGCTTTGGGCACAAACTCCACAGATGGACCCTCAACTCATGACCCAGGGCTTTCTCGGGAGAAACGGGGCTGGGGGACAGAACCAGTGAAAAGAGATTCACCACCAGGGTCAGAAATTATTCTGGTTTCCCCGAGAATGAACCAAGCCCGACGTGGCCAAAGGCTGCACCGTTTTGTCCTTTATTGAACACCCCGTGGTTGCCCAACGGTgagctccctccccacctcagccACCCTGCGCACGGGCCCCTCAGAAGCACCTTCTCTGAACCACGGACGTCCCAAACTCCTTGAAGTCCGCAGAGGTGACCCACATCTGCTTGAAGCTGCTCAGGGAAGTGACAATGGAGGCGCCAATCCATGTGGAGAAGCAGCGGTCGGGCGGCGCTGTGACCTTGATGGTGGTCCCTTTGGAAGCCGCCTGCTCCAGCTCCCTCAGAAGACGGCCATCCAGCCCCCGGAAGAGCGTGGTGCCCCCGGACAGCACCATCTCCCCATAGAGCATCTTCTGGATGTCGGTGTCACACTTGGCGATGCTGCTGGAGACCATTCTGGAGAGGCCCGGGCTTTGGACGCCCAGCTGCTCAGGCGAGAACAGGGCCTCGGGCGCCTGGTACAGCTGGTCCCCGATACGGACGATGCTGCCGTCGGGCAGCTTGTACTCCCTGAGCACCTCCTCTGCCCTCCGCGACAGCTCCTTCTCCGGCTCCAGGGCCACATAGCAGAGCTTCTCCTTGATGTCGTCCACCAGGGCTTTGTCCAGCACACACGGGAAGGTCCTCCCGCTGGCCAGCAGCAGCCGGGTGAGGTGCTCCGTGATGTCTCTCCCCGCCACGTAGAGCTTGGTGGTGGCGTGGGGCAGGGAGTAGCCCTCAAAGATGGGGACGGCGCAGGTGACCCCGTCCCCGCTGTCCACCACCAGGCCCGTGACGCAGGCCGAGGCATAGAGGGCCAGCACGGCCTGGTCCGACAGGTAGAAGGCGGGCACGTGGAAGCTCTCAAACATCACCTCGGCCATCTTCTCCCGGGTCTCCCCGGGGTTCAGCGAGTGCTCCGTCATGAGCACCGGCCGGTCGCTGGCTTTGACCCCCAGCTCCCACTCGAAGAGATGCTTCCAGAGCTTCTCCATGTCGTCCCAGCCTGTGATCAGGCCTCGCTCGATGGGGTAGTGCAGGTGTAAGACCTCTTCCCTGTGCAGGGCCTCTTCCCCCACAAAGTACTTCTTCTGATTGGCCCCTGCCGAAGGCATCTTGAACTTGGGGTGCCCCACGACGGAGTGGACGACGTGGCGGGGGCCAACCTCTCCAGACAGGCCTGCCTTACAGAGCCCGGACCCATTGTCAAATATGACAGCTGGACAATCTAAGACGTGTGGGTTAAACATGCCTGTGGCATCCTCATCCGCGCTTGGCCAGAATGAAgacggaagcctcctgggccaccttGTGACGTATGAGGCTCCTCCGGAAGCTTCGAGGGCACAGGATTCCGCGGTTCTCGGGGCGTCTCCCCGGCAGGGCTAGCGGCCGGCCGGTCCCCGAGagccctccatccccacccacgGATCTGCTCTCCTCTCAGGAAGCCGGCTGCTGAGGCCTTTTCAGGAATGACGTCGCATATGTGACAATCCAGCCAAGGCAACCATTGTCCTCAGCCAGCGTCGGGGGCCTTTGGGGGTGGGGTCTCTGCCCCCCCTCACCTGGTGAGACTCCAGAGGGGGAAGTCCAGCTGTTCCCGCAAAGGGGGAAGTCCAGCTGTTCCTGCAGGCCGTGTTGAGGAGCCTGTTGTGGAACCTGGAACCAGTGAAGCAGCCCATAAAACTGGCATCTCTGGCCCTCTGTTTGGAGGGAGCTGCTGTTTGGAGGGTGACAAACACACTTCTCTTTGCTACAGGGGAAGACCAAGCACCGGGCAGAGGTCCAGGTTAGAGGAGCAATGCCCAGGGCTCcgacacag
Proteins encoded in this region:
- the ACTRT2 gene encoding actin-related protein T2, whose translation is MFNPHVLDCPAVIFDNGSGLCKAGLSGEVGPRHVVHSVVGHPKFKMPSAGANQKKYFVGEEALHREEVLHLHYPIERGLITGWDDMEKLWKHLFEWELGVKASDRPVLMTEHSLNPGETREKMAEVMFESFHVPAFYLSDQAVLALYASACVTGLVVDSGDGVTCAVPIFEGYSLPHATTKLYVAGRDITEHLTRLLLASGRTFPCVLDKALVDDIKEKLCYVALEPEKELSRRAEEVLREYKLPDGSIVRIGDQLYQAPEALFSPEQLGVQSPGLSRMVSSSIAKCDTDIQKMLYGEMVLSGGTTLFRGLDGRLLRELEQAASKGTTIKVTAPPDRCFSTWIGASIVTSLSSFKQMWVTSADFKEFGTSVVQRRCF